From one Bos javanicus breed banteng chromosome 15, ARS-OSU_banteng_1.0, whole genome shotgun sequence genomic stretch:
- the LOC133261511 gene encoding olfactory receptor 5B3-like, whose protein sequence is MENTTKVTQFILLGLTSTKNLQVPLFIIFILIYLVNVVGNVGIILLVLLDSHLHTPMYFFLSNLSLVDFGYSTAVIPTVLAGFLKGHGVISYNVCAAQMFFFAAFATMENFLLAAMAYDRYAAVCTPLRYTATMTTSVCAGLSTGPCVCGFLNASIHVGITFSLSFCGPNVIHHFFCDVPAVMVLSCSDTYVGEMVLVYVASFNIFFALLVILISYIFIFIAILKMHSSAGYQKALSTCASHLTAVSIFYSTVITMYLQPSSRHSMDTDKIASVFYTMIIPMLNPLVYSLRNKEVKSAFKKMIAKARLSLRLSF, encoded by the coding sequence ATGGAGAACACGACCAAAGTGACACAGTTCATTCTCCTAGGACTAACCAGCACCAAAAATCTGCAAGTTCCCCTCTTTATAATATTCATTCTCATTTACTTGGTCAATGTGGTTGGAAACGTGGGCATCATCCTGCTGGTGCTCCTGGACTCGCATCTCCACAcgcccatgtactttttcctcagtAACCTGTCTCTGGTGGACTTTGGTTACTCCACAGCTGTCATTCCCACAGTCCTGGCTGGATTCCTGAAAGGCCACGGGGTCATCTCCTATAATGTGTGTGCTGCTCAGATGTTCTTCTTTGCAGCCTTTGCCACTATGGAAAATTTCCTCTTGGCAgcaatggcctatgaccgctatgcaGCAGTGTGCACGCCCCTCCGTTACACCGCAACTATGACGACAAGCGTGTGTGCTGGTCTGTCCACAGGCCCCTGTGTCTGTGGCTTCCTGAATGCCTCCATCCATGTTGGAATCACCTTCAGTCTCTCTTTCTGTGGGCCCAATGTGATCCACCACTTTTTCTGTGATGTTCCAGCAGTCATGGTTCTCTCTTGCTCAGATACGTATGTTGGTGAGATGGTTCTTGTTTATGTAGCCAGTTTCAACATCTTCTTTGCTCTCCTGGTTATCTTAATATCATACATATTCATATTTATTGCCATTCTGAAGATGCACTCCTCTGCAGGATACCAGAAGGCTTTAtccacctgtgcctcccacctCACAGCAGTCTCCATCTTCTATAGTACGGTTATCACGATGTACTTACAGCCCAGCTCCAGGCATTCCATGGACACTGACAAAATTGCATCTGTGTTCTATACCATGAtcatccccatgctgaaccctttGGTCTATAGTCTGAGGAACAAGGAGGTTAAGAGTGCTTTCAAGAAGATGATTGCGAAGGCAAGATTGTCTCTAAGATTgtcattttaa